In a single window of the Gossypium hirsutum isolate 1008001.06 chromosome D02, Gossypium_hirsutum_v2.1, whole genome shotgun sequence genome:
- the LOC107910181 gene encoding uncharacterized protein, which yields MDNQGHGKNRSSVEAKIMERRGWEKSIRGVGAMSNRSEIEVFSDAATEFHDGELGWSTDIVSQADKDLASAISFKDCEDFDILQSPRNSVDGSQNENPVPKSMPVLPVGTSGHHDVGLSYSKDSEDKNSSASDVVSIETETLKGISEESRKVNAGVSVAACSVGQATDANENEGSKFNENLSSALVLPSKHAGKISETESISETRLDETSDMSSKTCMSGNGEHETDGKGNPGISFEENLMDAGLKSENAEDLISETVLADKIVELEENSDNLALNMVIDDLSSKAESTNYKNVSTGTFELQTDAAHGTDSSIDVDSNEVNEKKEKKKESGYVLCSPDDIPVVDDAEIKLEGFKDHTRVNLPQLETLASKEIIVDKEDEVKDHVSQEKSDTFVSNPMDEEIAIEDSYKLSGNNEAIIEEVFVIGNADVIQIDRASDALVDADTTENEKDRVVQSLKEQQLLNVADELNKGSNVLSPLDADTTENEKDQEVLSLKEQQPVYVADDLQRMGFQGSMLNDVPDVKPMVTDADVEAGKLNNVVGDENYVKNMRTSCESTDSSSLLHANQAFHLLEVEDTDDIGTRKTEKSDINEVESGEGPEEGYISTKMDSTSESTSTHHQSAIVTEEVNETEGLQSDSVSNSEDYKKEPEISKGNKVHGECAAEDLMASAVDSSERNEFERTSVNQLKKELVHSGPVNDSHNRESGVAASQASAAILQGEVKNGSSKPQLNTTVGDFLIESNSQTDSLEGHWGSVSVLSTQSDNQAAMDTETLPSTGSQALSEAEKANTKKSKLASKEQHFNKSDEFEPPSFMTLVEGRGSDQKAAAVSEALTGGNPRAGWFPSLTHATNESQGRKKNEEIIRKVANWNANQHGPLKNLANSEPKPKSPNLNQNPSPNTNPTVLAPRDDGGKVSTMMGPETPMAEATNVEAEKEWKSPARYPSDRKREKRKVKGRPLWVQFVCCSSAN from the exons ATGGATAATCAAGGCCATGGAAAGAATCGATCCTcag TTGAGGCGAAGATTATGGAAAGGCGTGGTTGGGAGAAAAGTATCAGAGGAGTCGGAGCAATGTCGAATAGATCAGAAATAGAAGTATTTTCGGATGCGGCAACGGAATTTCATGATGGCGAATTAGGTTGGAGTACGGATATTGTCAGCCAAGCCGACAAGGATCTTGCTTCCGCCATTTCTTTCAAAGATTGTGAAGATTTCG ATATCCTTCAATCACCACGGAATTCAGTTGATGGAAGCCAAAATGAAAATCCTGTTCCAAAAAGCATGCCTGTTCTGCCAGTGGGCACATCCGGGCACCATGATGTTGGTTTGAGCTATAGTAAAGATTCCGAGGATAAAAACAGCTCTGCTAGTGATGTGGTCTCAATCGAAACGGAAACACTAAAGGGTATCTCTGAAGAGAGTAGGAAAGTCAATGCTGGTGTTAGTGTAGCAGCTTGCTCTGTTGGGCAAGCAACTGATGCCAATGAGAACGAAGGAAGCAAGTTTAACGAAAACCTATCGAGTGCCTTGGTTTTGCCTAGCAAACATGCTGGCAAAATATCTGAAACAGAATCTATCTCGGAAACGAGACTGGACGAAACTTCAGATATGTCTTCTAAGACATGCATGAGTGGAAACGGTGAGCATGAGACTGATGGAAAGGGAAACCCTGGAATTAGTTTTGAAGAAAATTTAATGGATGCAGGTCTGAAATCCGAAAATGCTGAGGATTTAATTTCAGAGACTGTTTTGGCTGACAAAATTGTGGAATTAGAGGAAAATAGTGACAATTTGGCTCTCAACATGGTCATTGATGATCTTTCGTCCAAAGCTGAATCTACAAATTATAAGAATGTGTCTACGGGTACCTTTGAATTACAGACTGATGCAGCACACGGTACAGACTCTTCCATTGATGTCGATTCAAATGAGGTcaatgaaaaaaaggaaaaaaaaaaagaaagtggtTATGTGCTCTGCAGTCCTGATGATATTCCTGTTGTAGATGATGCTGAAATCAAGCTTGAAGGTTTTAAAGATCATACGAGAGTGAATTTACCTCAATTGGAGACCTTAGCTTCTAAAGAAATAATTGTTGATAAGGAAGACGAAGTCAAAGACCATGTTTCACAGGAGAAGTCTGATACATTTGTGTCTAATCCAATGGATGAAGAAATCGCTATTGAAGATAGCTATAAACTTAGTGGAAATAATGAAGCTATCATTGAAGAAGTGTTCGTGATTGGGAATGCTGATGTGATTCAGATCGATAGAGCGTCCGATGCATTAGTTGATGCTGATACAACTGAGAATGAGAAGGATCGGGTAGTCCAGTCTCTCAAAGAACAGCAGCTGCTCAATGTTGCAGATGAGTTAAATAAAGGGTCCAATGTGTTGTCTCCTCTTGACGCTGATACAACTGAGAATGAGAAGGATCAGGAAGTCCTGTCTCTCAAAGAACAGCAACCGGTCTATGTTGCTGATGATTTGCAAAGGATGGGATTTCAAGGAAGCATGCTAAATGATGTACCTGATGTGAAACCTATGGTTACAGATGCTGATGTAGAGGCTGGAAAGTTAAACAATGTTGTTGGAGATGAAAATTATGTGAAAAACATGAGAACATCATGTGAATCAACGGATAGTTCTTCACTATTGCATGCTAATCAAGCATTTCATTTACTTGAAGTTGAGGACACTGATGATATTGGGACAAGAAAAACTGAAAAATCTGACATCAATGAAGTTGAAAGTGGAGAAGGACCGGAGGAGGGATATATTTCTACAAAGATGGACTCTACATCCGAATCGACTAGCACTCATCACCAATCTGCTATTGTCACCGAGGAAGTGAATGAGACTGAAGGCCTGCAGTCAGATAGTGTTTCTAACAGTGAAGATTACAAAAAGGAACCTGAAATAAGTAAGGGTAACAAAGTACATGGAGAGTGTGCAGCCGAAGATCTTATGGCTTCTGCCGTAGACAGTAGTGAACGAAATGAGTTTGAGAGAACATCAGTCAACCAGTTGAAAAAAGAGTTGGTACATTCTGGTCCTGTCAATGATAGTCATAACAGAGAGTCCGGAGTGGCTGCTTCTCAGGCTAGTGCTGCAATTTTGCAAGGGGAAGTCAAAAATGGATCTTCTAAACCTCAACTCAATACAACTGTAGGCGATTTTTTGATTGAATCAAATAGTCAAACTGATAGTTTGGAAGGCCACTGGGGATCTGTTTCAG TTCTTTCAACCCAATCTGATAACCAGGCTGCCATGGACACTGAAACTTTACCATCAACTGGATCACAAGCACTTTCAGAAGCAGAGAAAGCCAACACAAAGAAGTCAAAACTGGCATCCAAAGAACAACATTTCAATAAATCCGACGAATTTGAGCCGCCGTCTTTCATGACATTGGTTGAAGGTAGAGGCAGTGACCAAAAAGCTGCTGCTGTTTCTGAAGCCCTAACAGGTGGAAACCCGAGAGCTGGCTGGTTTCCTTCACTTACTCATGCAACAAATGAGTCCCAAGGAAGAAAAAAGAATGAAGAGATCATACGGAAGGTGGCTAACTGGAATGCAAACCAGCACGGTCCTTTGAAGAACTTAGCCAATAGTGAACCCAAACCCAAGTCCCCTAACTTGAATCAGAACCCAAGCCCAAACACGAACCCCACTGTTTTGGCTCCCAGAGATGATGGAGGCAAAGTAAGCACAATGATGGGCCCTGAAACACCTATGGCTGAGGCAACCAATGTTGAAGCAGAGAAAGAATGGAAGTCTCCTGCAAGGTATCCATCTGatagaaagagagaaaagaggaAAGTTAAAGGTAGGCCATTGTGGGTACAGTTTGTATGTTGCTCATCTGCCAATTAG